One Methanocaldococcus villosus KIN24-T80 genomic window carries:
- a CDS encoding AAA family ATPase: protein MDIGILDIKGALPLFEDFGNLPTKIIDEKNYKEIRDLLALIIPGGSLVESRSFPEEIKREIIDFDGYIIGICSGFQILGKRVDVGRKSHPKIIECLGLLDVEFSPLVCTDRVKFKINNKVFGSGIGEGFHCHTYGNIKILDKKTEVLTVSEVEKLNYKINKKEIISGAFKGKVFGTMVHNFLDNLFIRDNFLNYLNITDEEREEIFEKNKLIKEELKKRALIYKINKKYENNGVKKKRGILILSTSSNSGKTFLTTAIVSKLCGKVFVAKIGGDVRDIVPSLYLIREPMTKYNSIRIGKSGWVSVEEFVDFIKNSNYDYIIIEGVMGAFTGAMKGISSYQIARKLNFPVYIVATCNLSGIEGAFVEALSYYFILKDILDVKGIILNRVYDFNLFEKLKNLAENYGVKLYAVEKVDEKNIPEIEIDYESFCLNASKLNINIEIPEIEIKLNEEEDNFLLSVEKFIRRLL from the coding sequence ATGGACATAGGGATCTTAGATATTAAAGGGGCTTTACCATTATTTGAAGATTTTGGAAACTTACCAACAAAGATCATTGATGAAAAAAACTATAAAGAGATCAGAGATTTATTAGCATTAATCATTCCTGGTGGAAGTTTAGTAGAAAGTAGAAGTTTTCCTGAGGAAATAAAGAGAGAGATTATTGATTTTGATGGATACATTATTGGAATTTGTAGTGGTTTTCAAATTTTAGGGAAGAGGGTTGATGTTGGAAGGAAGAGCCATCCAAAAATAATAGAATGCTTAGGGTTATTGGATGTAGAATTCTCACCACTGGTTTGTACTGATAGGGTTAAGTTTAAAATAAATAATAAAGTCTTTGGTTCAGGCATTGGTGAAGGTTTTCACTGTCACACTTATGGAAATATAAAGATATTAGATAAAAAAACAGAGGTTTTAACAGTATCAGAAGTAGAAAAGTTGAATTATAAAATTAATAAAAAAGAGATAATATCTGGAGCTTTTAAAGGAAAGGTGTTTGGAACAATGGTGCATAATTTTTTAGATAATTTATTTATTAGGGATAATTTTCTTAACTATTTAAATATAACTGATGAAGAGAGGGAAGAAATATTTGAAAAGAATAAATTAATTAAGGAGGAGCTAAAAAAGAGAGCACTGATATATAAAATAAATAAAAAATATGAAAATAATGGTGTTAAAAAGAAAAGAGGCATTTTAATTTTATCTACATCATCAAATAGTGGAAAGACTTTTTTAACTACAGCTATTGTTTCAAAGTTGTGTGGTAAGGTATTTGTAGCTAAGATAGGAGGGGATGTTAGAGATATTGTTCCCTCTCTTTATCTTATAAGAGAACCTATGACAAAATATAATAGCATAAGGATAGGAAAAAGTGGCTGGGTTTCAGTAGAAGAGTTTGTTGATTTTATAAAAAACTCTAATTATGACTATATAATTATTGAAGGGGTTATGGGAGCTTTTACTGGGGCTATGAAAGGGATAAGTTCATATCAGATAGCTAGAAAATTGAACTTTCCTGTTTATATAGTTGCTACTTGCAATTTGTCTGGAATAGAAGGGGCATTTGTTGAGGCTCTATCTTACTATTTTATATTAAAAGATATCTTAGATGTTAAAGGTATTATTTTAAATAGAGTCTATGATTTTAATTTATTTGAGAAACTAAAGAATTTAGCTGAAAATTATGGGGTAAAGTTGTATGCTGTTGAAAAAGTTGATGAAAAGAATATTCCTGAAATTGAGATAGACTATGAAAGTTTCTGTTTAAATGCCTCTAAGTTAAATATAAATATTGAGATACCAGAAATAGAAATTAAATTAAATGAAGAAGAAGATAATTTTTTATTAAGTGTTGAAAAGTTTATAAGGAGATTGTTATGA
- the dapB gene encoding 4-hydroxy-tetrahydrodipicolinate reductase, with product MIKVAVAGALGRMGREIIKAICEQEDMKLVAGFERKGHEDRGKDIGELIGLGTLGVKLSTADEMDNVLKETKPDVFVDFTIADACVNNVKIAAENKVNLVIGTTGFTEEQKKEILETIEKNNVAAVISENFAIGVNIFFKVVEFLTKYLKDYDIEIIEMHHRYKKDAPSGTALKIAEIIKSNRDVELVFGRYGKCERKENEVGVHALRGGDVVGDHIVIFAGDGERVEIVHRASSRRAFVNGVILAIRFIANKDKGVYNTFDVLGI from the coding sequence ATGATAAAGGTAGCAGTAGCAGGAGCTTTAGGAAGAATGGGTAGGGAAATAATAAAAGCTATATGTGAGCAAGAAGATATGAAATTGGTTGCAGGATTTGAAAGAAAGGGACATGAAGATAGAGGAAAAGATATTGGTGAGTTAATTGGTTTAGGAACATTAGGTGTAAAACTCTCTACAGCAGATGAAATGGACAATGTGTTAAAAGAAACAAAACCTGATGTATTTGTTGATTTTACTATAGCTGATGCATGTGTTAATAATGTAAAAATAGCTGCTGAAAATAAGGTTAATTTAGTCATTGGAACTACAGGATTTACAGAAGAGCAAAAAAAAGAAATTTTAGAAACTATTGAAAAAAACAATGTTGCTGCAGTTATTTCTGAAAACTTTGCAATTGGAGTAAATATATTTTTTAAAGTTGTTGAATTTTTAACAAAATATTTAAAAGATTATGATATTGAAATAATTGAAATGCATCATAGATATAAAAAAGATGCCCCATCAGGCACTGCTTTAAAGATTGCTGAAATTATTAAGAGTAATAGAGATGTTGAATTAGTATTTGGAAGATATGGAAAGTGTGAAAGAAAAGAGAATGAAGTTGGAGTCCATGCTTTAAGGGGAGGAGATGTTGTAGGAGATCATATTGTTATATTTGCAGGAGATGGGGAGAGGGTAGAGATAGTTCATAGGGCATCAAGTAGGAGAGCTTTTGTTAATGGAGTTATATTAGCTATAAGATTTATAGCCAATAAAGATAAAGGAGTTTATAACACTTTTGATGTGTTAGGGATTTAA
- a CDS encoding 6-carboxyhexanoate--CoA ligase, translating to MFSIKMRASLNNKHISGAERIVKKNKIKEVSLELINRALNHENGEPDFINIKIEKLKEVRYIKHLPIVTIECKNKIEARSRAKEILLKEKIPEHVIDKAFNIIDKGGMRGAAILDFEGNRLDPDKERGVRVKNIDVTDKLREEIIRKYTERTADAIAIATKVIHLGIIAELCTSDNRSYTTGYVATKNGYFRITNLKNKNEPGGRVFFVKNFDYELIRRLENEAYIIY from the coding sequence ATGTTTAGTATAAAGATGAGGGCTTCTTTAAATAATAAACACATTTCTGGGGCAGAAAGAATTGTTAAAAAAAATAAAATAAAAGAAGTTTCATTAGAATTGATTAATAGAGCATTGAATCATGAAAATGGAGAGCCAGATTTTATTAATATAAAAATTGAGAAGCTTAAAGAAGTTAGATATATAAAACATCTTCCCATTGTAACAATTGAATGTAAAAATAAAATTGAGGCAAGAAGTAGAGCTAAGGAGATATTATTAAAAGAAAAAATCCCTGAACATGTGATAGATAAAGCATTTAATATTATTGATAAAGGAGGCATGAGAGGAGCAGCAATATTGGATTTTGAAGGAAATAGATTAGATCCTGACAAAGAGAGAGGTGTTAGGGTTAAAAATATAGATGTTACTGATAAGCTTAGAGAAGAAATAATAAGGAAATATACAGAAAGAACAGCAGATGCTATAGCTATAGCTACAAAAGTTATTCATCTTGGGATAATAGCTGAGTTATGTACATCAGACAATAGAAGTTATACAACAGGATATGTAGCTACAAAAAATGGTTACTTTAGGATAACTAATTTAAAAAATAAAAATGAACCAGGAGGAAGAGTTTTCTTTGTTAAAAATTTTGATTATGAATTAATTAGAAGATTAGAAAATGAGGCTTATATTATTTATTAA
- the purL gene encoding phosphoribosylformylglycinamidine synthase subunit PurL: MNEKDLKYIISKLGREPNIIEKSMFENLWSEHCAYRSSKKLLKMFSKTLNKDYVIIGPGDDAAVIRLKGNICLALAMESHNHPSYIDPYNGAATGVGGIVRDVLSMGAKPIALLDPLRFGDPFGKEKDKVRWLIDGVVRGIGDYGNRIGVPTVGGECEFDSSFDYNNLVNVVCIGLVREENIIRGKAKDVGLSLILVGSTGRDGIGGASFASKDLSEESEEDRPSVQIGDAFAEKCLIDAVLEAVETGKVKAMKDLGAAGLAGAASEMCHPYVGCLLYLDKVILREPLTPYEIMISESQERMLLAVEKGSEEEIINIFKKYDLPASVIGETIENKRIIAKYNGKVVVDLPLNLLCEAPIYDREEKEDLKERLDKKPEMPNLEKTILKLLSSPNICSKKWIYEQYDYDVQLRTVVKPGREAAVLKIDELYPIGIALTTDCNSRYCKLNPYVGAMNAVAEAYRNIACVGGKPLALLDNLNFANPEKPERFWQLKECVRGLSDACYHFGIPVVGGNVSLYNETVIGNEEYPINPTPSIALIGIVKNVENSISKIDGDEILIITNDTKDEMGGSEYYKVIHNMEDGLVPRVDIEKEKVIYDAVAELKNEGIIREAIDCSRGGLAIALAKFCILNNVGLEVDLNGYNKYNLREDILLFSETSGRIILAVKEKDVDTVMERVGGYIIGKIRGEELKIKIRDKKIILSLDDMKKAYYEAFPKIMGEI, encoded by the coding sequence ATGAATGAGAAAGATTTAAAATACATCATTTCAAAATTAGGAAGAGAGCCAAATATTATTGAGAAATCAATGTTTGAAAATCTATGGAGTGAGCACTGTGCTTATAGGAGTTCAAAAAAGTTATTGAAAATGTTCTCAAAGACATTAAATAAAGATTATGTCATTATAGGGCCTGGAGATGATGCAGCTGTTATTAGATTAAAAGGTAATATTTGCTTAGCACTGGCTATGGAAAGCCATAATCATCCATCTTATATAGATCCATATAACGGTGCTGCTACTGGTGTTGGTGGAATAGTTAGAGATGTTCTTTCAATGGGAGCAAAACCAATAGCCCTATTAGACCCATTAAGATTTGGAGATCCATTTGGTAAGGAGAAAGATAAAGTTAGATGGCTAATAGATGGAGTTGTTAGAGGTATAGGGGATTATGGAAACAGAATAGGAGTCCCGACAGTTGGAGGAGAATGTGAGTTTGACAGTTCTTTTGACTATAATAATCTTGTAAATGTGGTTTGTATAGGGTTAGTGAGAGAAGAAAATATCATAAGAGGAAAAGCAAAGGATGTAGGTCTGTCTTTAATTTTAGTAGGTTCTACTGGCAGAGATGGAATAGGAGGAGCTTCTTTTGCATCTAAAGATTTAAGTGAAGAGAGTGAAGAAGATAGGCCTAGTGTTCAAATAGGGGATGCGTTTGCTGAGAAGTGTTTAATAGATGCTGTATTAGAAGCAGTTGAGACAGGAAAAGTTAAAGCAATGAAAGATCTTGGAGCAGCAGGATTAGCAGGAGCAGCATCAGAGATGTGTCATCCTTATGTAGGGTGTTTATTATATTTAGATAAAGTTATTTTAAGAGAACCATTAACACCTTATGAAATAATGATATCTGAAAGTCAAGAGAGGATGTTGTTAGCAGTAGAAAAAGGCTCTGAAGAAGAGATTATAAATATATTTAAAAAGTATGATCTTCCAGCTTCAGTAATTGGAGAGACTATTGAAAATAAGAGAATAATAGCTAAATATAATGGAAAAGTTGTTGTCGATTTACCTTTAAATTTACTTTGTGAAGCTCCAATTTATGATAGAGAAGAGAAAGAAGACTTAAAAGAGAGATTAGATAAAAAACCTGAAATGCCTAATTTGGAAAAAACTATATTAAAATTACTTTCCTCACCAAATATATGCTCAAAAAAATGGATATATGAGCAGTATGACTATGATGTTCAGCTAAGGACTGTTGTTAAACCTGGTAGAGAAGCTGCTGTTTTAAAAATAGATGAGTTATACCCTATAGGGATAGCTTTAACCACTGACTGTAATTCAAGATACTGTAAGCTTAATCCATATGTTGGGGCAATGAATGCAGTTGCTGAAGCTTATAGAAATATTGCCTGTGTGGGCGGAAAACCTTTAGCACTTTTAGATAATCTAAACTTTGCTAATCCTGAAAAACCAGAGAGGTTTTGGCAACTAAAAGAGTGTGTTAGAGGGTTAAGTGATGCATGTTATCATTTTGGAATTCCTGTAGTTGGAGGTAATGTAAGTTTATACAATGAGACAGTTATTGGTAATGAAGAGTATCCAATAAATCCTACACCATCAATAGCCTTAATAGGGATAGTTAAGAATGTTGAAAACTCAATAAGTAAAATAGATGGAGATGAAATATTAATAATTACAAATGATACTAAAGATGAAATGGGAGGAAGTGAGTATTATAAAGTTATACATAATATGGAAGATGGATTAGTACCAAGGGTAGATATAGAAAAGGAGAAGGTTATATATGATGCAGTAGCTGAATTAAAGAATGAAGGAATTATAAGAGAGGCTATAGATTGCTCTAGAGGGGGGTTAGCTATAGCATTAGCTAAATTTTGTATATTGAATAATGTAGGTTTAGAAGTGGATTTGAATGGATATAATAAGTACAATTTAAGAGAAGATATCCTTCTATTTTCTGAAACTTCTGGTAGAATAATATTAGCTGTTAAAGAGAAAGATGTAGATACTGTGATGGAGAGAGTTGGAGGATACATTATTGGAAAAATTAGAGGAGAAGAATTGAAGATAAAGATTAGAGATAAAAAAATAATATTATCATTAGATGATATGAAAAAGGCTTATTATGAAGCATTTCCAAAAATTATGGGGGAGATTTAA
- a CDS encoding nucleoside-diphosphate kinase: MERTLVIIKPDAVRRKLIGRIIQRIEDKGLEIIAMKMLKLSREEAEEFYKEHIGKEFYESLVNFMSSGRIVAMVVEGENAISVIRKLIGKTDPYEADPGTIRGDFALKLPENVIHASDSKASAEREIKFFFKEL; this comes from the coding sequence ATGGAAAGAACATTAGTAATTATAAAACCAGATGCTGTTAGAAGAAAATTAATAGGTAGGATAATACAGAGGATAGAAGATAAAGGTTTAGAAATAATAGCTATGAAAATGTTAAAACTCAGTAGAGAGGAAGCTGAAGAGTTTTACAAAGAGCATATAGGAAAAGAGTTTTATGAAAGTTTAGTAAATTTTATGAGTTCAGGAAGAATAGTGGCTATGGTTGTTGAAGGAGAAAATGCAATATCAGTTATAAGAAAATTAATAGGGAAAACAGATCCTTATGAAGCTGATCCAGGAACCATAAGAGGGGATTTTGCTTTAAAATTACCAGAAAATGTAATCCACGCATCAGACTCTAAAGCTTCTGCTGAAAGAGAGATAAAATTTTTCTTTAAAGAACTTTAA
- the dadD gene encoding multifunctional 5'-deoxyadenosine/S-adenosyl-L-homocysteine/5'-methylthioadenosine deaminase, producing the protein MLLIKNVYVNGKRQDILIEGNKIKEIGEVKKEEEMEVIDGSDKIAIPGLINTHTHIPMTLFRGVADDLPLMEWLNNYIWPMEAKLNEEIVYYGTLLGCIEMIKTGTTTFNDMYFYLEGIAKAVNESGIRAVLAYGMIDLFDEERREREIKNAKKYIKYIKDLNNSRIIPALGPHSAYTCSKELLEEVSKLAKEQNLLIHIHMNETLDEIKIVKEKTGMEPFKYLDSFGFFDNNNVVAAHCVHLTEEEIEIIKRNNISISHNPISNLKLASGIAPIEKLLKKGVNITLGTDGCGSNNNLNLFEEIKTVAILHKGVNLNPRLVKAEEAFKFATENGAKALNIKAGRIEKGYLADIVLIKLNKPFLYPKENIYSHLVYAFNGTVDDVIIDGKIVMRDNKILTLDEEKVYEKFEKAYYKLIG; encoded by the coding sequence ATGTTGTTAATAAAAAATGTTTATGTTAATGGAAAGAGACAAGATATACTAATAGAGGGGAATAAAATTAAAGAGATTGGGGAAGTGAAAAAAGAGGAAGAGATGGAGGTTATAGATGGGAGTGATAAAATAGCTATACCTGGGCTTATAAATACTCATACACACATCCCAATGACATTATTTAGAGGAGTTGCTGATGATCTTCCTCTTATGGAATGGCTTAATAATTATATTTGGCCAATGGAAGCTAAGTTAAATGAAGAGATTGTTTATTATGGAACTCTATTAGGATGTATTGAAATGATAAAAACTGGAACTACTACATTTAATGATATGTATTTTTATTTAGAAGGTATAGCAAAAGCTGTTAATGAGTCTGGAATAAGGGCGGTTTTGGCTTATGGCATGATAGATCTTTTTGATGAAGAAAGAAGAGAGAGAGAAATAAAAAATGCTAAAAAATATATTAAATATATTAAAGATTTAAATAACTCCAGAATAATACCTGCTCTTGGACCACACTCTGCATACACTTGCTCAAAAGAGCTTTTGGAAGAGGTTAGTAAATTAGCTAAAGAGCAGAATTTATTGATACATATACATATGAATGAAACTTTAGATGAGATAAAGATAGTGAAAGAAAAAACTGGTATGGAACCATTTAAGTATTTAGATTCATTTGGATTTTTTGATAATAATAATGTTGTAGCTGCACACTGTGTCCATTTAACTGAAGAAGAAATAGAGATAATAAAAAGGAACAATATCTCTATATCCCACAACCCAATAAGTAATCTGAAATTAGCATCAGGTATAGCCCCAATAGAAAAGCTTCTAAAGAAAGGTGTTAATATCACATTAGGGACTGATGGCTGTGGAAGTAATAATAATTTAAATCTTTTTGAAGAAATAAAAACAGTAGCCATTTTACATAAAGGAGTTAATTTAAATCCTAGGTTAGTAAAAGCTGAAGAAGCTTTTAAATTTGCTACTGAAAATGGAGCCAAGGCATTAAATATAAAAGCTGGAAGAATTGAGAAAGGATATTTAGCTGACATAGTATTAATTAAGCTTAACAAACCATTCTTATATCCTAAAGAAAATATCTATTCTCACTTAGTTTATGCATTTAATGGAACTGTAGATGATGTTATAATAGATGGAAAAATAGTTATGAGAGATAATAAAATATTAACATTAGATGAAGAGAAAGTTTATGAAAAGTTTGAAAAAGCATATTATAAGTTAATTGGTTAA
- the queC gene encoding 7-cyano-7-deazaguanine synthase QueC — protein sequence MKAVSILSGGLDSTVATMIAKEEYDEVTAITFNYGQKAFKREVSAAKKICEILGIKHVIINLEFVKLFNKGSLITDEELPKIKIEELNTEKAFETMKAVWVPARNLIFLSIASGFAEAYEMDRVIIGINKEEGQTFPDNRIEFIEAFNNALKYGTLKDIKVEAPLYDKSKEEIVKIGHELEKKYGEVLRYTYSCYKDNGKDFLHCGECESCMRRKRAFMLAKVEDKTEYLTN from the coding sequence ATGAAAGCAGTATCTATTTTAAGTGGTGGTTTAGACTCAACTGTTGCTACTATGATAGCTAAAGAGGAATATGATGAGGTAACAGCTATAACTTTTAACTATGGTCAAAAAGCATTTAAGAGAGAGGTATCTGCTGCTAAAAAGATATGTGAAATTTTAGGAATAAAACATGTTATTATTAACTTAGAATTTGTAAAATTATTCAACAAAGGTTCATTAATAACAGATGAGGAATTACCTAAAATAAAAATAGAAGAGTTAAATACAGAAAAGGCTTTTGAAACTATGAAAGCTGTTTGGGTTCCTGCAAGGAATTTGATATTTTTGAGTATAGCTTCTGGTTTTGCTGAAGCTTATGAGATGGATAGGGTAATAATAGGAATAAATAAAGAAGAAGGTCAAACATTCCCAGATAATAGGATAGAATTTATTGAAGCTTTTAACAATGCTTTAAAATACGGAACACTTAAGGATATTAAAGTTGAGGCTCCTTTATATGATAAGAGTAAAGAGGAAATTGTAAAGATAGGCCATGAATTGGAGAAGAAATATGGAGAAGTATTAAGATATACATATTCATGTTATAAGGACAATGGTAAAGATTTTCTACATTGTGGAGAATGTGAAAGTTGTATGAGAAGAAAAAGAGCATTTATGTTAGCTAAGGTTGAAGATAAAACAGAATATTTAACCAATTAA
- a CDS encoding toprim domain-containing protein — MRRDEYFERLLDIIEELKIEAEDKPIIVEGKKDVESLEKLGVEATYIIIGKTPVYLIADELVRRRIKEVILLTDYDRRGKLLAKAILEEFRHRGIKVNTFYRKMIFIYTNSGIRDIESLFSYINKRLM; from the coding sequence ATGAGAAGGGATGAATATTTTGAAAGACTTTTGGATATTATAGAAGAGTTAAAGATAGAGGCTGAAGACAAGCCAATAATTGTTGAAGGAAAAAAAGATGTTGAAAGTTTAGAGAAATTAGGTGTAGAGGCAACATATATAATAATTGGGAAAACTCCTGTATATTTAATAGCTGATGAGCTTGTTAGAAGAAGAATAAAAGAAGTTATTTTATTAACAGATTATGATAGAAGAGGAAAATTGTTAGCAAAAGCAATTTTAGAGGAATTTAGGCATAGAGGAATAAAGGTTAATACATTTTATAGAAAGATGATCTTCATATATACAAATAGTGGGATAAGAGATATAGAAAGTTTATTCTCTTATATTAATAAAAGATTAATGTGA
- the rqcH gene encoding ribosome rescue protein RqcH translates to MKNEITNIDLAAVVEELQMLINGRVDKAFLINNEQNKELILKVHVPEKGSRELVISVGKYKYVTLTNYEREKPKLPPSFAMLLRKHLKNSKITKIEQINFDRILLIEFQNKYKLIAELFKDGNIIFLDENNTIIAPLRIEEWKDRRIAPKENYKFPPQKPLSPKNLEYSLAYELFEEYFIKNSDVECVRLLSRILGIAGIYAEEICERANIDKKKKNLNKEEIKQLFEKAKELFNEVYNNRKPQIIIKDGEYIDVQPIELKKYSDYEKKYYNSFLEAIDDYFAKFLALKEVKKEKSKLEEEIEKHEAILRRQLETLKKYKEESEENSLKGDLIYANYQLVEELLNAIRFARERKSWEEIKKIIRENKNHPILGLIENIDENSGKIVVRLKSEDMEERVALDIRKNAFENAEVYYEKAKKLKSKLEGIENAIELTKKKIEDLKKKSEEEIKEIEEKKMKKKKRKERKWYEKFKWTVINGFLVLAGKDAITNEILIKKYTDKDDIVFHADIQGAPFTVIKTEGREVDEDTLLEVAKFSVSHSKAWKLGYGAIDTYWVKPEQISKTPESGEYLKRGAFVIRGKRNYIRSVPLELGIGVIEYDGEIKITTAPPKTLEKSFIKYVLLKPSNKDKGKVVKELKKIFEDYGIDDEDILMALPPGGCEIIQPKP, encoded by the coding sequence ATGAAAAATGAAATAACAAATATTGATTTAGCTGCAGTAGTTGAAGAATTACAAATGCTAATAAATGGTAGAGTGGATAAAGCTTTTTTAATAAACAATGAACAAAATAAAGAGCTAATATTAAAAGTACATGTTCCTGAAAAAGGGAGTAGAGAGTTAGTTATAAGTGTTGGGAAGTATAAATATGTCACATTAACAAATTATGAAAGAGAAAAACCCAAACTTCCTCCATCCTTTGCTATGCTACTAAGAAAACATCTAAAAAATTCTAAAATAACAAAAATAGAACAAATAAATTTTGATAGAATCTTACTTATAGAATTTCAAAATAAATATAAACTTATTGCTGAACTTTTTAAAGATGGAAATATCATCTTCTTAGATGAAAATAACACAATCATTGCCCCACTGAGAATAGAAGAGTGGAAAGATAGAAGAATAGCTCCAAAAGAAAATTACAAATTCCCTCCACAAAAACCACTCTCTCCAAAAAATTTAGAATACTCTTTAGCTTATGAGTTGTTTGAGGAATATTTCATTAAAAATAGTGATGTGGAGTGTGTAAGATTACTCTCAAGGATCTTAGGAATTGCAGGAATATATGCTGAAGAGATATGTGAGAGAGCAAATATAGATAAGAAAAAGAAAAATTTGAATAAAGAAGAGATAAAACAGCTTTTTGAAAAGGCCAAAGAACTCTTCAATGAAGTTTATAATAATAGAAAACCACAGATAATTATAAAAGATGGTGAATATATAGATGTTCAACCAATAGAGTTAAAGAAATATAGTGATTATGAAAAGAAATATTATAATAGTTTTTTAGAAGCCATTGATGACTATTTTGCAAAATTCTTAGCTTTAAAAGAAGTTAAGAAAGAGAAATCTAAGTTAGAAGAGGAAATTGAAAAGCATGAGGCAATACTTAGAAGACAGCTTGAAACATTAAAAAAATATAAAGAAGAGAGTGAAGAAAACAGCTTAAAAGGGGATTTAATATATGCTAACTATCAGTTAGTTGAAGAGTTATTAAATGCAATAAGATTTGCAAGGGAGAGAAAATCTTGGGAAGAGATTAAAAAAATTATTAGAGAGAATAAAAATCACCCTATTTTAGGTCTTATAGAAAATATAGATGAGAATTCTGGAAAGATTGTAGTAAGATTAAAATCAGAAGATATGGAGGAGAGGGTGGCTTTAGACATAAGAAAAAATGCTTTTGAAAATGCAGAAGTTTATTATGAAAAGGCTAAAAAATTAAAAAGTAAATTAGAGGGAATAGAAAATGCTATTGAACTAACAAAAAAGAAAATTGAAGACCTTAAAAAGAAAAGTGAAGAAGAAATAAAAGAAATTGAAGAAAAGAAAATGAAAAAAAAGAAAAGAAAAGAGAGAAAATGGTATGAAAAATTCAAATGGACAGTTATTAATGGTTTCTTAGTTTTAGCTGGAAAAGATGCTATAACTAATGAGATATTAATAAAGAAATACACTGATAAAGATGACATTGTTTTTCATGCAGACATTCAAGGAGCTCCATTTACAGTCATAAAGACAGAAGGTAGGGAGGTTGATGAAGACACTCTTTTAGAGGTTGCCAAATTCTCAGTATCTCATTCAAAAGCTTGGAAGTTAGGTTATGGAGCCATTGATACATACTGGGTTAAGCCAGAGCAGATATCAAAAACCCCAGAGAGTGGAGAATATTTAAAAAGAGGAGCATTTGTAATTAGAGGTAAAAGAAATTATATAAGATCTGTTCCTTTAGAGTTAGGAATAGGTGTTATTGAATATGATGGAGAAATAAAAATAACAACTGCTCCACCAAAAACATTAGAGAAGAGTTTTATAAAATATGTGCTATTAAAACCGAGTAATAAAGATAAAGGTAAAGTTGTTAAGGAATTAAAGAAGATATTTGAAGATTATGGAATAGATGATGAAGACATTCTAATGGCCTTACCACCAGGAGGTTGTGAAATTATTCAACCGAAACCTTAG